One region of Primulina tabacum isolate GXHZ01 chromosome 1, ASM2559414v2, whole genome shotgun sequence genomic DNA includes:
- the LOC142548714 gene encoding ribosome biogenesis protein WDR12 homolog isoform X1 — MDIDGGESMSSRQVQVRFLTKLKPPYKVPPASISIPANLARFGLSALLNNFLQAGNADWEAEPFDFLIDGELVRMSLEEFLLAKGISAEKILEIEYIKAIVPKREEEPCLHDDWVSSVDGSSYGYILTGCYDGFGRIWRTGGICTHVLAGHSGPVTSVCILKPKAAENIGDQIVATASKDKALRLWKFVVEDSLDQPKNVRAFKILRGHTAAVQSIAPKPSGEMVCSGSWDCTINLWNANASQIEGNTVSLKKRKKNTEDEELQSEGEALSTLVGHTQCVSSVVWPQHETVYSASWDHSIRRWDVETGKDNLSMSCGKVINCLDIGGEGSTLIAAGGSDPVLRIWDPRKPGTLSPIFQFSSHNSWISSCKWHEKSLFHLVSASYDGKVMLWDLRTAWPLAVIDSHKDKVFCADWWKNDAVISGGADSKLCISSGISVQ, encoded by the exons ATGGATATAGATGGCGGAGAATCAAtgtcatcaagacaggtgcaagTCCGCTTCTTAACGAAGTTGAAGCCACCATATAAAGTTCCTCCAGCTTCCATATCCATTCCTGCAAACCTCGCGCGCTTTGGCCTGTCAGCTCTGTTGAACAATTTCCTTCAAGCTG GAAATGCGGACTGGGAAGCAGAGCCATTTGATTTTCTCATTGATGGGGAGTTGGTTCGTATGTCCCTAGAAGAGTTTCTCCTTGCCAAAGGCATTTCAGCC GAAAAAATTCTTGAAATCGAATACATTAAAGCCATAGTTCCAAAAAGAGAGGAAGAACCTTGTTTGCATGATGATTGGGTTAGTTCAGTTGATGGTTCCAGCTACGG TTATATTTTGACTGGATGCTATGATGGTTTTGGAAG GATATGGAGAACTGGTGGAATTTGTACGCATGTACTGGCTGGGCATTCTGGTCCTGTTACTTCAGTTTGTATTTTGAAACCAAAAG CAGCCGAGAACATTGGCGATCAAATTGTTGCCACAGCTTCTAAAGATAAGGCCTTAAGATTGTGGAAG TTTGTCGTGGAGGATTCCCTAGATCAACCAAAGAATGTTAGAGCATTTAAAATATTGCGTGGTCATACTGCTGCTGTTCAGAGCATTGCACCCAAGCCTTCTGGTGAAATG GTGTGTTCAGGTTCTTGGGATTGTACAATTAACTTGTGGAACGCAAATGCTTCTCAAATTGAAGGTAATACGGTTTCATTGAAGAAGAGGAAAAAGAATACTGAAGATGAGGAACTTCAATCTGAG GGAGAGGCTTTATCAACACTTGTGGGGCACACACAGTGTGTGTCTTCTGTGGTCTGGCCACAACATGAAACAGTTTATTCAGCGTCTTGGGATCATTCTATTAGAAGATGGGATGTTGAGACAGGCAAAGACAATTTGAGCATG TCCTGTGGAAAGGTTATCAACTGTCTTGATATTGGAGGTGAAGGTTCTACCCTCATTGCAGCTGGAGGTTCTGACCCTGTTCTTAGAATATGGGATCCTCGAAAGCCAG GAACTTTGTCACCTATCTTCCAATTCTCATCACATAATTCTTGGATATCATCATGTAAATGGCACGAGAAATCATTGTTTCACTTGGTTTCTGCATCATATGATGGAAAAGTGATGCTATGGGATCTCAGGACTGCG TGGCCATTGGCTGTGATCGACTCTCACAAGGACAAG GTGTTTTGTGCTGACTGGTGGAAAAATGATGCTGTAATAAGTGGTGGTGCTGACTCAAAACTTTGCATATCTTCTGGAATATCAGTCCAGTGA
- the LOC142548714 gene encoding ribosome biogenesis protein WDR12 homolog isoform X2: protein MDIDGGESMSSRQVQVRFLTKLKPPYKVPPASISIPANLARFGLSALLNNFLQAGNADWEAEPFDFLIDGELVRMSLEEFLLAKGISAEKILEIEYIKAIVPKREEEPCLHDDWVSSVDGSSYGYILTGCYDGFGRIWRTGGICTHVLAGHSGPVTSVCILKPKAENIGDQIVATASKDKALRLWKFVVEDSLDQPKNVRAFKILRGHTAAVQSIAPKPSGEMVCSGSWDCTINLWNANASQIEGNTVSLKKRKKNTEDEELQSEGEALSTLVGHTQCVSSVVWPQHETVYSASWDHSIRRWDVETGKDNLSMSCGKVINCLDIGGEGSTLIAAGGSDPVLRIWDPRKPGTLSPIFQFSSHNSWISSCKWHEKSLFHLVSASYDGKVMLWDLRTAWPLAVIDSHKDKVFCADWWKNDAVISGGADSKLCISSGISVQ from the exons ATGGATATAGATGGCGGAGAATCAAtgtcatcaagacaggtgcaagTCCGCTTCTTAACGAAGTTGAAGCCACCATATAAAGTTCCTCCAGCTTCCATATCCATTCCTGCAAACCTCGCGCGCTTTGGCCTGTCAGCTCTGTTGAACAATTTCCTTCAAGCTG GAAATGCGGACTGGGAAGCAGAGCCATTTGATTTTCTCATTGATGGGGAGTTGGTTCGTATGTCCCTAGAAGAGTTTCTCCTTGCCAAAGGCATTTCAGCC GAAAAAATTCTTGAAATCGAATACATTAAAGCCATAGTTCCAAAAAGAGAGGAAGAACCTTGTTTGCATGATGATTGGGTTAGTTCAGTTGATGGTTCCAGCTACGG TTATATTTTGACTGGATGCTATGATGGTTTTGGAAG GATATGGAGAACTGGTGGAATTTGTACGCATGTACTGGCTGGGCATTCTGGTCCTGTTACTTCAGTTTGTATTTTGAAACCAAAAG CCGAGAACATTGGCGATCAAATTGTTGCCACAGCTTCTAAAGATAAGGCCTTAAGATTGTGGAAG TTTGTCGTGGAGGATTCCCTAGATCAACCAAAGAATGTTAGAGCATTTAAAATATTGCGTGGTCATACTGCTGCTGTTCAGAGCATTGCACCCAAGCCTTCTGGTGAAATG GTGTGTTCAGGTTCTTGGGATTGTACAATTAACTTGTGGAACGCAAATGCTTCTCAAATTGAAGGTAATACGGTTTCATTGAAGAAGAGGAAAAAGAATACTGAAGATGAGGAACTTCAATCTGAG GGAGAGGCTTTATCAACACTTGTGGGGCACACACAGTGTGTGTCTTCTGTGGTCTGGCCACAACATGAAACAGTTTATTCAGCGTCTTGGGATCATTCTATTAGAAGATGGGATGTTGAGACAGGCAAAGACAATTTGAGCATG TCCTGTGGAAAGGTTATCAACTGTCTTGATATTGGAGGTGAAGGTTCTACCCTCATTGCAGCTGGAGGTTCTGACCCTGTTCTTAGAATATGGGATCCTCGAAAGCCAG GAACTTTGTCACCTATCTTCCAATTCTCATCACATAATTCTTGGATATCATCATGTAAATGGCACGAGAAATCATTGTTTCACTTGGTTTCTGCATCATATGATGGAAAAGTGATGCTATGGGATCTCAGGACTGCG TGGCCATTGGCTGTGATCGACTCTCACAAGGACAAG GTGTTTTGTGCTGACTGGTGGAAAAATGATGCTGTAATAAGTGGTGGTGCTGACTCAAAACTTTGCATATCTTCTGGAATATCAGTCCAGTGA